One Ancylobacter novellus DSM 506 genomic window, CCTCGCGGCACGCAAGCCGGGTCCCCGGTCAAGCCGGGGATGAGGGACATAGAGTTACGCGACAGATCCGAGACGCATCATGCTGCTGTTCGTCCTCGCCTATCTCGGCGGCGTGCTGACCATCGTCAGCCCGTGCATCCTGCCCGTGCTGCCCTTCGTCTTCGCCCGCGCCGGGCAGCCCTTCCTGCGCTCCGGCCTGCCCATGCTGCTCGGCATGGCGGTGAGCTTCGCGCTCGTGGCGAGCCTCGCGGCGGTGGCCGGCGGCTGGGCGGTGGCGGCGAACCAGTATGGGCGGTTGGCGGCGCTGGTGCTGCTGGCGCTGTTCGGCCTCGCCTTGCTGATCCCGAGCCTCGCCGAAAAGGCGACGGCGCCGCTGGTGGCGCTGGGCGGGCGGCTGTCGCAGTCGGCGGATGGCAGCGCAGGCGGGATTTTCCCCTCGGTGCTGCTCGGCGTGGCGACGGGCCTGCTCTGGGCGCCCTGCGCCGGGCCGGTGCTCGGCCTCATCCTTACCGGCGCGGCGCTCAACGGCGCCAATGTCGGCACCAGCCTACTCCTACTCGCCTATGCCGCCGGCGCCGCCACCTCGCTGGCGCTGGCGCTGCTGGTCGGCGGACAGGTCTTTGCGGCGATGAAGCGCTCGCTCGGCGTTGGCGAATGGATGCGGCGCGGTCTCGGGGCGTTGGTGCTGGTGGCGGTCGGCGCCATCGCGCTCGGCCTCGACACCGGCTTCCTCACCCGCGTCTCGCTCGCCGGCACCAATGCGCTGGAGCAGGGGCTGATCGACCGCCTCAATCCGCCGCCTGCCGGTGGCCCCGCCATGATGGCGAGCGGCGACGCCATGATGAGCGCCAACCCGGCGATGAGCAGCGACGCGCCGGCGATGATGAGCGCCAATCCCGCCATGACGGGCGCCCCGGCGATGACGGGCAGCAATCCGGCGATGATGGCGAGCAGCAACGCCGCCATGATGAGCGCCAACCCGGCGATGATGGCCAAGTCCGACGCTGCCGCCGGCACCAATGGCGCGCCTTCCCTGCCGGTCGAGGGCATGCTGCCCTCGCTCAAAGGCGCCACGGGCTGGCTTAACTCAGCCCCGCTGACCGCCGAGAGCCTCAAGGGCAAGGTCGTGCTGATCGACTTCTGGACCTATTCCTGCATCAACTGCCTGCGGACCATTCCCTATGTCCGGGCCTGGGCGGAGAAGTACAAGGACCAGGGCCTCGTGGTGATCGGCGTGCATTCGCCCGAATTCGCCTTCGAGCGCGACGTCGACAATGTGAAGAAGGCCGTTGCCGACCTGAAGATCACCTATCCGGTCGCCATCGACAACGACTATGCCATCTGGCGCGCCTTCAAGAACCAGTACTGGCCGGCGCACTACTTCATCGATGCGCAGGGCCGCATCCGCTACCACCATTTCGGCGAGGGCGGCTACGAGGAATCCGAGCGCGTCATCCAGCAGCTGCTGGCGGAGGCCGGCCGTAGGGACGTCACATCCGGCACGGTCGATGTGAAGGCCACCGGCGCCGAGGCCGCCTCCGACATGAAGGACGTGATGTCGCCCGAGACCTATGTCGGCTTCGAGCGCGCGGAGAACTTCGTCTCGCCGGGCGGCGCGGCGCAGGGCGAGCCGAAGGACTACGCCGCCGGCGACCCGCGCCTCAACGAATGGGGTCTCGTCGGCAAATGGACCATCGGCACCGAGCAGGCCAGCCTCGACGCGCCGGACGGGGCCATCGTCTACCGCTTCCACGCCCGCGACCTGCACCTCGTGCTCGGCCCCGGCGCGAACGGCAAGCCCGTGCGCTTCCGCGTCACCATCGACGGCAAGCCGCCGGGCGACGCCCACGGCATGGATGTCGATGCGCAGGGGGAGGGCGTGGTTACCGGCCAGCGCCTCTACCAGCTCATCCGCCAACCCGGCGAGATCGGCGACCGCACCTTCGAGATCCGTTTCCTCGACCCCGGCGTCGAGGCCTACGCCTTCACCTTCGGCTGAGTAAGCCGGCTAACTTCGGAGAGACCTGATGAAAGCGTCCTCTTTCCTCTTTGTCGGCGCCGCCCTGCTGGCGCTCGCCGGCGCCGCCCGCATCATCCCCGCCTCGGCCGAGGAAGGCATCGCCATTCCCGCGCCGACGCTCGACGAGACAGCGCCCAAGGATCAGGAAGTCGCGGTCCTCGCCGGCGGCTGCTTCTGGGGCGTGCAGGGCGTGTTCCAGCATGTCGAGGGCGTCACCAGTGCCGTCTCCGGCTATGCCGGCGGCGACCAGTCCATGGCGCAGTACGAGCTGGTCGGCACCGGCTCGACCGGCCATGCGGAAGCGGTGAAGGTCACCTTCGATCCGCGCAAGGTCAGCTACGGCAAGATCCTGCAGATCTATTTCTCGGTGGCGCACGACCCGACCCAGCTCAACCGGCAGGGGCCGGATCGCGGCACGCAGTACCGCTCGGCGATCTTCGCCTTGAGCGACGAGCAGGCGAAGATCGCCAAGGCCTATATCGCCCAGCTCAACCAGGCGCGGGTGTTCAGCGCGGCCATCGTGACGAAGATCGAGCCGGGCAAGCCCTTCTTCCCGGCCGAGGCCTATCACCAGGATTTCCTGACGCGGAATCCGACCTATCCCTACATCGTCATCAACGACCTGCCGAAGATAGAGAACCTGAAGCGCCTCTTCGCCGACCGTTACCGCGACAAGCCGGTGCTGGTGGCGGATATGGGCAAGCCCGCCACGCAGTGAGCGGACGCGCCGCTCCATCTCATCGTACCGACGGCATCGCCCCGCGGCTTCCCCAAGTCGCGGGGCAAAACTTTGCATGCTTCTCCGGCGGGGTTGACGCTCGTCTCTCGGAGCGGCAATCAGGAGGGGTGCCTGGTTTTGGCAAGCTAAAATTCATAGCCGTGACTTAGGGTTCGCGGCTTCATCGAAGGGTCGTCGTCTTGGCGCGGCCTCCTTTCATGGTCCCGGAACCCCAGTCGGGAGATGATATTGGCGGGTCGACGCAAACCGCGCCCCTGGCATTTCTTTCCCGCGATCCTCATCGTGACGATGGCGCTCGGCCCGTCGGCGGGACCGGCGCGCGCGCAGATTTTCGGTGGCCCGCAGAACCAGTCGGAAGACGGGCAGGAGAACCCCGGCCTGTTCGGCTCGTTCTTCAACCTGTTCAATCCGCAGCGCACGGCCGATGCCGGCCCGCCGGTGCCCGATGCCGTGCGCTATACCGTGGCGATCGAGGTGAAGGGCGGCGACAGCGCGCTGCGCACCGCGGTCGAAGGCGCCTCCAGCCTCGAAAGCCTGAAGACGCGCGCGCCCGCCGGCGCCGCCGGGCTGGTGCGTCGCGCACTGGCGGATGAGCGCTCTATCAACGCCGCGCTCTATTCGGCCGGCTACTATGCCGGCACCATCGCCATCACGCTGGCCGGCAGCCCGCCGGATGCGCCGAACATCTTCGACGTCGTCGATGCCGCTCGTGCGCGCGGCCCCGTGCCGGTGCGGGTCGAGGTGACGGCCGGGCCGCTGTTCCATTTCGGCCGCATCTCCATCCTAGAGGCCGGCACGCGTCGCCCGCTCAACGACGCACCGACGCTCAGCCGCCTGCGCCTCGTGCCGGGCGAGCCGGCCCGCGCCGACGCCATCGTGCGGGCGGAGGGCGTGCTCGTCGATCATTGGCGCCGCGCCGGCCACCCCTTCGCCCGCGTCGCCGACAAGGACGTGGTGGCCGACCATGCGAGCAAGCAGCTCGACGTCACGCTCTATGTCGCGCCCGGTCCGGTCGCTACCTTCGGCCGCTTCACCGTGTCGGGTGCCGATTTCCTCACCCCCGGCTTCGTCGAGGAGCGCATCGAGATCCCGCCGGGCACGCTCTATTCGCCGGACACGCTGGATCGCCTGCGCCGGCGCCTGCTGAAATACGAGTCCATCGCCAGCGTACGCATCCGCGAAGCGGAGAAGCTCGACCCCGACGGCAGCCTGCCGATCCATATCGAAGTGTCCGCCCGCAAGCCGCGCTATTTCGGCTTCGGCGCTTCCTATTCCTCCACCGACGGCTCGGCGGTGAACGTTTATTGGGGCCATCGCAACCTGTTCGGCGGCGGCGAGACGCTGCGCCTCGACGCCAAGGCCTCCTGGTTCGGCGAGAAGTCGGAAGCCGTGCCGGACGCCGATCCCTTCGGCTATCGCTTCGCCGCCACCTTCATGAAGCCGGGCATCTATACGGCGCAGGACGATCTCGTCGCCGAGGCGGCCGTGCTGCGCGAAGTCACCAACGCCTATGTGCGCGAGGCGGCCACGCTGCTCGCCGGCGTGCGCCACCGCTACAGCGACGAGCTCAGCCTCCAGGTCAGCGTCGATCTCGAAGCCTCCACCGTCGAGGACAGCTACGGCACCGGCGACTATTCCATCGTCGGGATCCCCATCGAGCTGAAATACGATTCGACCGACAACGAGCTCGATCCCTCGCGCGGCATCCGCGCCTCCGGCATCGTCGAGCCCTTCGCCTATCTCGGCGATGCCGGCGCCGGCCCGACCATGATCAAGGCCTCGCTTGCCGCCTATCACGCGGTCGACGAGGACAAGCGCCTCATCATCGCCGGGCGCATGGCGGCGGGCAGCGTCTTCGGCGCCAGCCTGTTCGACATCCCGCCGCAGCGCCGCTTCTACGTCGGCGGCGGCGGCTCGCTGCGCGGCTACGAGTACCAGTCCGCCAGCCCGCGCAACGAGGACGGCATCATCATAGGCGGCCGCAGCTTCTTCGAGGCCTCGATCGAGGCGCGCTGGCGCGTCACCGAAACGATCGGCATCGTGCCCTTCCTCGACATGGGCTCGGCCTTCGCCTCCGAATGGCCGGACTTCGACAGCATGAAATATTCGGCCGGTGTGGGCCTGCGCTACTACACGGCTATCGGCCCGCTGCGCCTCGATCTCGCCTTCCCGCTCAATCCGGGGCCGGACGACGGCGACTTCGGCGTCTATGTCAGCCTGGGGCAGGCCTTCTGATGAAACGCGCGCTCCGATCCGTCCTGTTCGCTCTGCTGCTGCTTGTGGCGCTGGTCGCCGCCGCCTTCGGCGTGTTGCAGACGACGCCGGGCAAGGCGCTGCTGGCGCGCACCGCTTCTTCGCTGGCCTCGTCCGGTGGGATGCAGGTCGACATCCGCGACATCAGTGGCTTTGTCCCCTTCGACATGGGCGTCGGCGCCATCGAGCTCGCCGACGCCAAGGGACCGTTCGCCCGCATCGACGGCGCGCGGCTCGACTGGCGGCCGCTGGCGCTGCTCTCCGGCCGGCTCGACGTGACGACGCTCGCCGCCCAGCGCGTCGAGCTCCAGCGCCGGCCCGAGCTGCCGCCCTCCGAGCCTTCCACCAGCAGCGGCGGCTCGTCCTTCGCCCTGCCGGTGCGGGTCGAGACCCTCACCATTCCCGACATCGTGCTGGACGAGCCGGTACTCGGCCATGCCGCGCAATTGTCGCTCACCGGCTCCGCCGATCTCGCCTCGCTGGCGCAAGGGCTGTCGCTCACCTTCGCGCTGGAGCGCCGGGATGAGCCGGGGAGCGTCTCGGGTTCCGCCGCCTATGCGCCGGAGGGCGAGCGGCTCGACCTCGACATCGCTGCGCGCGAGCCGGCCGGCGGGCTGATCGCCCGTGCCGCCGGCATGGAAGGGCTGCCCGCGCTCGAAGCGACGCTGAAGGGTTCCGGCCCGCTCGATGCCTGGAACGGGCAGCTGGCGCTTTCCGCCGGCGACGTCGCCGCGGTGAGCGGTGCCGCCGGCATTCGCGCCACCCCGCAGGGCCGCCGCCTGACCTTCGGCCTCGACGCCGATATCGCCCGTCTGCTGCCGGCCGATCTTGCGCCGCTGTTCGAGGGCCGCACCGAGCTTGCCGGCGCGGCGACGCTGAGCAACGAGCGCGACATCGCCATCGAGAATTTCACCGCCCGCGCCGCCGGCTTCAACGCTTCCGCCGGCGGCACGCTCGACGCGGCGAACACTGCCGATCTGACCTTCGACGTCACGCTCGGCGATGCCGCCCGCTTTGCCGCGCTGGCGCGGGGCGCGACCTGGCGCAGCCTGCGCCTCGCCGGCACGGCCAAGGGCGCGCTCGCGGCGCCCGCCGTCGAGGCGCGGCTCGACGCCGAGGGGCTCGACGGCATGGGCTATGGCGCCGGCACGCTGGCGGCGACGCTGCGCACCGTGCCGGATGCGGTGGGTAATCTTGCTCTGTCGGTCGAAGGCACGGCGGAAGGGCTCACCGCGATCGATCCGCAGGTCGCGGCGGCGCTGGGTACGGTGGGGAATTTCAGTGCCGCGGGCACTCTGCCCGCCGGCGGCGATCCGCTGCGCGCCACGCTGACCGGCGCCGCCATCCGCCTCGCGGCGCTCACCAGCCAGTTCACCGGCCGCGCCGGCGCCGACGCCATCGACGGCGAGGTGAAGGTCGAGCGGCTCGACCTCGCCGCCTTCGCGCCGCTCGCCGGGCGTCCGCTGGCCGGCACCGCTGCCTTCGACGCGAATGTGTCGGCCGCCGCCGACCTCTCCCGCGCCAGCCTCAACCTGCGCGGCTCCGCGAGCGGGCTCGCGACCGGCATCGCCCAGCTCGACGGCCTCGTCGGCAAGAGCCTGAACGTCGACGGCGCGCTCGCCCGCGACGGCGCGAACGCCATCTCCGTCAGCAATCTCAAGATCGATACCGAAGGCATTAGCGCGACGGTGG contains:
- a CDS encoding redoxin domain-containing protein, which gives rise to MLLFVLAYLGGVLTIVSPCILPVLPFVFARAGQPFLRSGLPMLLGMAVSFALVASLAAVAGGWAVAANQYGRLAALVLLALFGLALLIPSLAEKATAPLVALGGRLSQSADGSAGGIFPSVLLGVATGLLWAPCAGPVLGLILTGAALNGANVGTSLLLLAYAAGAATSLALALLVGGQVFAAMKRSLGVGEWMRRGLGALVLVAVGAIALGLDTGFLTRVSLAGTNALEQGLIDRLNPPPAGGPAMMASGDAMMSANPAMSSDAPAMMSANPAMTGAPAMTGSNPAMMASSNAAMMSANPAMMAKSDAAAGTNGAPSLPVEGMLPSLKGATGWLNSAPLTAESLKGKVVLIDFWTYSCINCLRTIPYVRAWAEKYKDQGLVVIGVHSPEFAFERDVDNVKKAVADLKITYPVAIDNDYAIWRAFKNQYWPAHYFIDAQGRIRYHHFGEGGYEESERVIQQLLAEAGRRDVTSGTVDVKATGAEAASDMKDVMSPETYVGFERAENFVSPGGAAQGEPKDYAAGDPRLNEWGLVGKWTIGTEQASLDAPDGAIVYRFHARDLHLVLGPGANGKPVRFRVTIDGKPPGDAHGMDVDAQGEGVVTGQRLYQLIRQPGEIGDRTFEIRFLDPGVEAYAFTFG
- the msrA gene encoding peptide-methionine (S)-S-oxide reductase MsrA, with protein sequence MKASSFLFVGAALLALAGAARIIPASAEEGIAIPAPTLDETAPKDQEVAVLAGGCFWGVQGVFQHVEGVTSAVSGYAGGDQSMAQYELVGTGSTGHAEAVKVTFDPRKVSYGKILQIYFSVAHDPTQLNRQGPDRGTQYRSAIFALSDEQAKIAKAYIAQLNQARVFSAAIVTKIEPGKPFFPAEAYHQDFLTRNPTYPYIVINDLPKIENLKRLFADRYRDKPVLVADMGKPATQ
- a CDS encoding autotransporter assembly complex protein TamA is translated as MILAGRRKPRPWHFFPAILIVTMALGPSAGPARAQIFGGPQNQSEDGQENPGLFGSFFNLFNPQRTADAGPPVPDAVRYTVAIEVKGGDSALRTAVEGASSLESLKTRAPAGAAGLVRRALADERSINAALYSAGYYAGTIAITLAGSPPDAPNIFDVVDAARARGPVPVRVEVTAGPLFHFGRISILEAGTRRPLNDAPTLSRLRLVPGEPARADAIVRAEGVLVDHWRRAGHPFARVADKDVVADHASKQLDVTLYVAPGPVATFGRFTVSGADFLTPGFVEERIEIPPGTLYSPDTLDRLRRRLLKYESIASVRIREAEKLDPDGSLPIHIEVSARKPRYFGFGASYSSTDGSAVNVYWGHRNLFGGGETLRLDAKASWFGEKSEAVPDADPFGYRFAATFMKPGIYTAQDDLVAEAAVLREVTNAYVREAATLLAGVRHRYSDELSLQVSVDLEASTVEDSYGTGDYSIVGIPIELKYDSTDNELDPSRGIRASGIVEPFAYLGDAGAGPTMIKASLAAYHAVDEDKRLIIAGRMAAGSVFGASLFDIPPQRRFYVGGGGSLRGYEYQSASPRNEDGIIIGGRSFFEASIEARWRVTETIGIVPFLDMGSAFASEWPDFDSMKYSAGVGLRYYTAIGPLRLDLAFPLNPGPDDGDFGVYVSLGQAF